Genomic segment of Pasteurella multocida subsp. multocida OH4807:
GAACTCTTGGCATTTGAGGCTCGCCAATTTCACGAACCCGCGACCTTACAGGCGGCAAAACGTTTTACTCGGATGGCGCTAAAACCTTATTTAGGGAATAAACCATTAAAAAGCCGAGAGTTATTTACTCAATATAAGTTGTATCAAAAATAGATTATGGTATTACGTTATACTCCTCCAAAATCACAGCAAACAAGAAAAAAATTCGTCACCGATATCGTTGATTTAGACTATCAAGGATTAGGGGTAGCCAAAATACAAGGCAAAACGTGGTTTATCGAAAATGCCTTACCCCAAGAAAAAGTGGAAGTGCAAGTTGTCGAAGAAAAACGCCATTATGGTCAAGGTATTGCGACAAAAATTTTACAAGTCAGCCATCAGCGCCAACGCCCTGTTTGTACTGATTATCATTTATGTGGCGGTTGCCAGACCCAACATATTGCCATTGACTTACAACGCCAAACTAAACAAAATGCCTTATTTCAGCGTCTACAAAAACTGCAGCCCCATGTACAAGTGATGCCCATGCTTGAAGGTGATATATGGCACTATCGTCGCAGAATGCGACTCAGCCTGTCTTTCAATTCAAAAACAAAACAGTTAGATATCGGTTTTCGACAAAAACGTTCACAACAGATTGTCAACATTCAACAGTGTCATGTTTTAACGAAACCACTCAATCATCTTTTAAGTAAACTTATTGTCTTGCTGAGAAACTGGTCTACCCCTAAAAACTTAGGCCACATAGAACTTGTTCAAGCGGATAATGGCATTGCTATGTTGTTGCGTCATACTGGGAAATTGGCCGAAAAAGACCGCTCTTCGCTCATCTATTTTGCCAAACAAGAACAGTTGATGTTGTTTTTGCAAGATGACCATCATCTCCTTCAAGTCTGTGGCGATTCGCCTTATTACCAACTGGATCATGGCTTACAGCTCCACTTTGATATTCGTGATTTTATTCAAGTAAACAAACAGTTAAATCAAAAAATGATCAGCACTGCATTAGACTGGTTGGAACTGAAATCTACAGATAATGTGTTAGATTTATTTTGCGGAATGGGAAACTTTACTTTACCAATTAGTCGTCATGTCAAACATGTCATTGGTATTGAAGGGGTCTCTGCCATGGTAGCAAAAGCACAGAAAAATGCAGTACAGAACCAATGCACGAACGTTCAGTTTTACCAAGCTGATTTAGATAAACCTTTTGTGCATCACGCGTGGGCAACACAACCATTTAACAAGATTTTATTAGACCCACCTCGTGCTGGTGCAGCCTTTGCACTTCAAGCATTATGTGAACTAAATGCAGAAAAAATCGTCTATGTTTCCTGTAACCCTGCTACATTAGTACGAGATACAGAAATGTTACATACTCTTGGCTACCGCCTACAAAAAGTCGCGATGATTGATATGTTCCCTCATACAGGGCATTTAGAATCCATCAGTTTATTTGAAAAACAATAAGGATAGATTATGGTTGCAGTACGAAGTTCTCATTTACTGAATCCTAAAGATTTTGTGATTGAAACCTGGTGTGGACAGTTAGACTTGCCAGCATCAGTCAGAGATAACCTTATTCGTGCCTGGTACTATTCACAACAAAAAATC
This window contains:
- the rumA gene encoding 23S rRNA m(5)U1939 methyltransferase (COG2265 SAM-dependent methyltransferases related to tRNA (uracil-5-)-methyltransferase): MVLRYTPPKSQQTRKKFVTDIVDLDYQGLGVAKIQGKTWFIENALPQEKVEVQVVEEKRHYGQGIATKILQVSHQRQRPVCTDYHLCGGCQTQHIAIDLQRQTKQNALFQRLQKLQPHVQVMPMLEGDIWHYRRRMRLSLSFNSKTKQLDIGFRQKRSQQIVNIQQCHVLTKPLNHLLSKLIVLLRNWSTPKNLGHIELVQADNGIAMLLRHTGKLAEKDRSSLIYFAKQEQLMLFLQDDHHLLQVCGDSPYYQLDHGLQLHFDIRDFIQVNKQLNQKMISTALDWLELKSTDNVLDLFCGMGNFTLPISRHVKHVIGIEGVSAMVAKAQKNAVQNQCTNVQFYQADLDKPFVHHAWATQPFNKILLDPPRAGAAFALQALCELNAEKIVYVSCNPATLVRDTEMLHTLGYRLQKVAMIDMFPHTGHLESISLFEKQ